One stretch of Pararhizobium qamdonense DNA includes these proteins:
- a CDS encoding alpha/beta hydrolase, which translates to MGTNNQIPTERGILAFHHRCEAFYPADAVDAPIEQQRAWYDALCAEFDAPSPDKLTRQDEAVGGRIPVRRYRPAAIATQTRIFYIHGGGFVVGSLESHDAICAEIAHAAKAELVSIDYRLAPEHVWPAAFDDCFKVLQWLLADGRPLVVAGDSAGGNLAAGMALKARAEDITGIAGQVLIYPGLGGDLVSGSYIEMAEAPGLTTADVAYYRDVLKAPAENVFAHPLKAGDFSGLPPAYITSAHFDPLRDDAALYAQRLIAAGVNVTYRDEPQMIHAWLRARQMSEGARDGFVRLCRAVSDLVGTL; encoded by the coding sequence ATGGGCACGAACAACCAAATTCCCACCGAACGCGGTATCCTCGCCTTCCACCACCGTTGCGAGGCCTTCTATCCCGCCGATGCGGTCGATGCGCCGATCGAGCAGCAGCGTGCCTGGTATGATGCGCTCTGCGCCGAGTTCGATGCGCCATCGCCGGATAAACTGACGCGGCAGGACGAGGCGGTTGGCGGGCGTATTCCGGTGCGCCGGTACCGGCCCGCCGCTATCGCCACGCAAACGCGGATTTTCTACATTCATGGCGGCGGTTTTGTCGTTGGATCGCTGGAAAGCCATGATGCGATCTGCGCCGAGATTGCGCATGCGGCAAAGGCCGAGCTGGTGTCGATCGACTACCGGCTGGCGCCGGAGCATGTCTGGCCGGCGGCGTTCGACGACTGTTTTAAGGTGCTGCAATGGCTTCTGGCCGATGGGAGGCCGCTGGTCGTTGCGGGTGACAGTGCCGGGGGTAACCTGGCTGCGGGCATGGCGCTGAAAGCAAGGGCTGAGGACATCACGGGCATTGCCGGGCAAGTGCTGATCTATCCGGGGCTGGGCGGCGATCTCGTGTCCGGCTCCTATATTGAGATGGCCGAGGCACCGGGCCTGACGACGGCTGATGTCGCCTATTACCGGGACGTGCTGAAGGCGCCTGCGGAAAACGTGTTTGCGCATCCCTTGAAGGCCGGCGATTTTTCCGGCCTGCCGCCTGCCTATATCACATCGGCGCATTTTGATCCGCTGCGCGATGATGCCGCTCTCTATGCGCAGCGGCTGATCGCTGCCGGTGTTAACGTTACCTATCGCGACGAGCCGCAGATGATCCATGCATGGTTGCGCGCCCGTCAGATGAGTGAGGGCGCGCGCGACGGTTTCGTGCGGTTGTGCCGCGCTGTCAGCGATCTTGTCGGAACGCTCTGA
- a CDS encoding CocE/NonD family hydrolase has product MSKRSFTLIENEWITLSDGTRLSARIWMPDGAEANPVPAVLEYLPYRKRGGTNARDESTYPVFAAAGIAGVRVDIRGSGESDGVIDGEYTPRELSDGCELIAWIAAQPWSNGNVGMMGISWGGFNCLQVAALKPPALKAVISIASTVDRYNDDIHYKNGTHLSAQLSWAATMLAYQSRSPDPALVGDRWKDMWLERLENEPYFMEEWLEHQRRDAFWEHGSICEDFEGFPVPAMVIAGWADGYRNTPMKASEGLGGKVKALIGPWVHKYPHFAWPKPRADFHGEAIAWWNHWLRGEETGAEALPQMRAFILDGPKPALRRNADPGFWVAKDTWSQPDMQTFYIDQFGSLNEGMPIAGAHDHNAYLKSPLDTGTASGEWFTLKPDAEMAGDQRIDDAGSLTFETAPLTQALDYLGQPVLTVELACDADWANLAVRLVDIHPDGSATRVTFGVLNLAHRDGNAEPKPMEKGKKTTVELVLDACGYRFGAGHRIRLSLSTAYWPMILPAPSDPGLTLDLASLGLALPKLGDHKRITMPEPANPDPLPKYIEHTSGSTSRRVERDMTTGQTHYHIYEDGGLTEHPDSGLATQDIRDETWTIAADDPLSMTGISTWTCIAKRENWSVKTVSVSRIACTATEWLTSASVTAFEGETQIFEKTFEETRVPRDFM; this is encoded by the coding sequence ATGTCGAAACGCAGCTTTACCCTGATCGAGAACGAGTGGATCACTCTGTCCGATGGCACCCGGCTTTCCGCCCGCATCTGGATGCCGGATGGCGCTGAGGCAAACCCGGTCCCCGCAGTTCTCGAATACCTGCCCTATCGCAAGCGCGGCGGCACCAATGCCCGCGACGAATCCACTTACCCGGTCTTTGCGGCCGCCGGAATTGCCGGCGTGCGTGTCGATATCCGTGGCTCCGGCGAAAGCGATGGCGTCATCGATGGCGAGTACACGCCGCGTGAACTGAGCGACGGTTGCGAGCTGATCGCCTGGATTGCCGCCCAGCCCTGGTCGAACGGCAATGTCGGCATGATGGGCATTTCCTGGGGCGGCTTCAACTGCCTGCAGGTCGCAGCCCTGAAGCCCCCGGCGCTGAAAGCGGTGATCTCGATTGCCTCCACCGTCGATCGCTACAATGACGACATCCACTACAAGAACGGCACGCATCTGTCCGCGCAGCTCTCCTGGGCTGCAACCATGCTTGCCTATCAGTCGCGCTCCCCCGACCCGGCGCTGGTCGGCGACAGATGGAAGGACATGTGGCTGGAGCGGCTGGAAAACGAGCCCTATTTCATGGAGGAATGGCTTGAGCACCAGCGCCGTGACGCCTTTTGGGAACATGGCTCGATCTGCGAGGATTTCGAAGGCTTTCCGGTTCCGGCCATGGTCATCGCCGGCTGGGCCGACGGGTACCGCAACACGCCGATGAAGGCATCCGAAGGTCTGGGCGGCAAGGTCAAGGCCTTGATCGGCCCCTGGGTGCACAAATATCCGCATTTCGCCTGGCCGAAACCGCGCGCCGATTTCCATGGCGAGGCGATTGCCTGGTGGAACCATTGGCTGCGCGGCGAAGAAACCGGCGCCGAGGCCCTGCCGCAGATGCGCGCCTTCATCCTCGACGGTCCGAAGCCAGCGTTGCGCCGCAATGCCGATCCCGGTTTCTGGGTGGCGAAGGATACGTGGTCGCAGCCGGACATGCAGACCTTCTATATCGACCAGTTCGGCAGCCTCAACGAGGGCATGCCGATCGCCGGCGCCCATGACCATAACGCCTATCTGAAATCGCCGCTCGACACGGGAACGGCGTCCGGCGAATGGTTTACGTTGAAGCCCGACGCCGAAATGGCCGGCGACCAGCGCATCGACGATGCCGGTTCGCTGACATTCGAAACCGCGCCGCTGACGCAGGCCCTCGATTATCTCGGCCAGCCGGTGCTGACGGTCGAACTCGCCTGCGATGCCGATTGGGCCAATCTTGCCGTCCGCCTTGTCGATATCCATCCGGATGGCAGCGCCACCCGCGTGACCTTCGGTGTTTTGAATCTTGCCCATCGCGACGGCAATGCCGAGCCGAAGCCGATGGAAAAGGGCAAGAAGACCACGGTCGAACTGGTGCTCGACGCCTGCGGTTACCGTTTCGGCGCCGGTCATCGCATCCGGCTGTCGCTCTCGACCGCCTACTGGCCGATGATCCTGCCCGCTCCGTCAGATCCGGGCCTGACGCTCGATCTTGCCTCGCTGGGGCTCGCCTTGCCCAAGCTTGGCGACCACAAGCGCATTACCATGCCGGAGCCTGCCAATCCCGATCCGCTGCCGAAATATATCGAGCACACGTCCGGCAGCACCAGCCGCCGGGTCGAGCGCGATATGACGACCGGCCAGACGCACTACCATATCTACGAGGATGGTGGCCTGACCGAACATCCCGATAGCGGTCTTGCCACGCAGGACATCCGCGACGAAACCTGGACGATCGCTGCGGACGATCCGCTGTCGATGACGGGCATCTCGACCTGGACCTGCATCGCCAAACGCGAAAACTGGTCGGTGAAGACCGTGTCGGTCTCGCGGATCGCCTGTACGGCAACCGAATGGCTGACCTCGGCGTCGGTGACAGCCTTCGAAGGGGAGACGCAGATCTTCGAAAAGACCTTCGAAGAAACGCGCGTGCCACGCGACTTCATGTGA
- the msrA gene encoding peptide-methionine (S)-S-oxide reductase MsrA: MSSTFSNAAEEAVVIPPPAIDETAATTTEKAVFAGGCFWGVQGVFQHVKGVKNAVSGYSGGAKDTAIYETVSGGDTGHAEAVEVTYNPKMVTYGQLLQIYFSVAHNPTQLNYQGPDHGTQYRSEIFATNSEQKKIAQSYIAQLDKAKVYGEPVVTKVSDISAFYPAEEYHQDFLTLNPTYPYIVYNDMPKIENLKALFPTEFSAKPVLVLKAKS, translated from the coding sequence ATGTCCTCGACATTTAGCAATGCAGCCGAAGAAGCCGTGGTCATTCCGCCTCCGGCCATCGATGAGACAGCGGCCACCACTACCGAAAAAGCCGTGTTTGCGGGCGGCTGCTTCTGGGGCGTGCAAGGCGTGTTCCAGCATGTGAAGGGTGTCAAGAACGCCGTCTCCGGCTATTCCGGCGGCGCCAAGGATACCGCCATCTACGAAACCGTCAGCGGCGGCGATACGGGCCACGCCGAGGCCGTCGAAGTCACGTATAATCCGAAGATGGTCACCTATGGCCAGCTGCTACAGATCTATTTCTCGGTGGCGCATAACCCGACGCAGCTGAACTATCAGGGCCCCGACCACGGCACGCAATACCGCTCGGAAATCTTTGCGACCAACAGCGAGCAGAAGAAGATCGCTCAGAGCTATATCGCCCAGCTCGACAAGGCGAAGGTCTACGGCGAGCCCGTCGTGACCAAAGTGTCCGATATCAGCGCCTTCTACCCTGCCGAGGAATACCACCAGGATTTCCTGACGCTCAACCCGACCTATCCCTATATCGTCTACAACGACATGCCGAAGATCGAGAACCTCAAGGCGCTGTTCCCGACGGAGTTCAGCGCCAAGCCGGTCCTCGTCCTCAAGGCCAAGAGCTGA
- a CDS encoding ABC transporter substrate-binding protein, giving the protein MRDVTKKPDSLIGSNEVNRRTFLGGTVALGLAAGFSGTLIAGKARAEEPKRGGHLKLGLKGGATTDSLDPATYSGSVLFTIGHLWGDTLVESDPKTGAALPSLAESWTPSPDASVWTFKLRSGVTFHDGSPLTMADVIATLKRHADEGSKSGALGLMRSIKTIEDKGDELVLTLTEGNADLPLILTDYHLIIQPGGGVSDPTSTVGTGPYKLTSYEAGLRATFEKNAADWRSDRGFVDSVEIIVMNDNTARVAALASGQVHFINNIDPKTVPMLKRAPKVEILKTAGKGFYSFLMHCDTAPFDNNDLRLALKYAIDRQAILDRILGGYGKIGNDYPVNENYALAPEGIEQRAYDPDKAAFHYKKSGHDRPIPLRTSDAAFAGAVDAAVLFQESARKAGIQIEVQREPEDGYWTNVWNIQPFCASYWGGRPTQDSRYSTSYLSTAEWNDTRFKREDFDKLLLQARSELDETKRKDLYHTMALTVRDEGGLILPVFNDYVNAASTSVKGFVHDIGNDLSNGYVASRVWFDN; this is encoded by the coding sequence ATGCGCGACGTCACCAAGAAGCCCGACAGCCTGATCGGCAGCAACGAGGTCAACCGCCGGACCTTCCTCGGCGGCACCGTGGCACTGGGCCTTGCGGCCGGTTTCTCCGGCACGCTGATCGCAGGCAAGGCGCGGGCTGAGGAGCCTAAACGCGGCGGCCACCTCAAGCTTGGCCTCAAGGGCGGCGCCACCACCGATTCTCTTGATCCGGCCACCTATAGCGGCTCCGTCCTGTTCACCATCGGCCATCTCTGGGGCGATACGCTGGTGGAGTCTGATCCGAAGACGGGTGCTGCACTTCCCTCCCTTGCCGAATCCTGGACGCCATCTCCCGATGCGTCGGTGTGGACGTTCAAGCTGCGCAGCGGCGTCACCTTCCATGATGGCAGCCCGCTGACCATGGCCGATGTCATCGCCACCCTGAAGCGCCATGCCGACGAAGGCTCGAAATCCGGTGCACTCGGCCTGATGCGCTCGATCAAGACGATCGAGGACAAGGGCGACGAACTCGTGCTGACGCTGACCGAGGGCAATGCCGACCTGCCGCTGATCTTGACCGACTACCACCTGATCATCCAGCCGGGCGGCGGCGTCAGCGATCCAACTTCCACGGTCGGCACCGGCCCCTACAAGCTGACCAGCTATGAAGCCGGCCTGCGCGCCACATTCGAAAAGAACGCTGCCGACTGGCGCTCCGATCGTGGTTTCGTCGATAGTGTCGAGATCATCGTGATGAACGACAACACCGCGCGCGTCGCGGCACTCGCCTCCGGCCAGGTGCATTTCATCAACAATATCGATCCGAAAACTGTGCCGATGCTGAAGCGCGCGCCCAAAGTCGAGATCCTCAAGACCGCAGGCAAGGGTTTCTACAGCTTCCTGATGCATTGCGACACCGCGCCCTTCGACAATAACGACCTGCGTCTGGCGCTGAAATACGCGATCGACCGCCAGGCCATTCTCGACCGCATCCTCGGCGGCTACGGCAAGATCGGCAACGACTATCCGGTCAACGAGAACTATGCGCTGGCCCCCGAGGGGATCGAACAGCGCGCTTACGATCCGGACAAGGCAGCCTTCCACTACAAGAAATCCGGCCATGACCGCCCGATCCCGCTGCGCACCTCCGACGCCGCCTTTGCCGGCGCCGTCGATGCCGCCGTGCTGTTTCAGGAAAGTGCCCGCAAAGCCGGTATCCAGATCGAGGTCCAGCGCGAGCCGGAAGACGGTTACTGGACGAATGTCTGGAACATCCAGCCGTTCTGCGCCTCCTACTGGGGCGGCCGTCCGACGCAGGATTCGCGCTACTCGACCTCCTACCTCTCGACGGCCGAATGGAACGATACCCGTTTCAAGCGCGAGGATTTCGACAAGCTTCTGCTGCAGGCACGCTCCGAGCTCGACGAAACCAAGCGCAAGGACCTTTACCACACCATGGCGCTGACGGTCCGGGACGAAGGCGGCCTGATCCTGCCGGTCTTCAACGATTATGTGAACGCCGCCTCCACATCGGTGAAGGGTTTCGTCCATGATATCGGCAACGACCTTTCGAACGGCTATGTGGCAAGCCGCGTCTGGTTCGACAATTAA
- a CDS encoding ACT domain-containing protein → MSGITDLETLLREMRPDLRAGEYVYCSVPADAPGWLSLKPLGFFREDEGLTLIVEKTEADKAGLSYGPVMRCITLTVHSALEAVGLTAAVAVALTRHGISANVVAAYHHDHIFVPADDAERALAALAEAAPVLT, encoded by the coding sequence ATGAGCGGTATTACCGATCTGGAAACGCTGTTGCGCGAGATGCGTCCGGATTTGCGTGCGGGCGAATATGTCTATTGCAGCGTACCGGCGGATGCGCCCGGGTGGCTTTCGCTGAAGCCGCTTGGCTTCTTTCGCGAGGATGAAGGGCTGACGCTGATTGTCGAAAAGACGGAAGCCGACAAGGCCGGGCTCAGCTATGGCCCGGTGATGCGCTGCATCACGCTGACGGTCCATTCCGCGCTTGAGGCCGTCGGGCTGACGGCGGCGGTTGCGGTGGCGCTGACGCGGCATGGCATCAGCGCCAATGTGGTCGCGGCCTATCACCACGACCACATTTTCGTGCCTGCAGACGATGCGGAACGGGCCTTGGCAGCCCTGGCAGAGGCTGCCCCCGTTCTCACATGA